In Halococcus agarilyticus, one genomic interval encodes:
- a CDS encoding plastocyanin/azurin family copper-binding protein: protein MNRRDFLLAASAAAGGTAASGAAAAQEGNASGGNQSGGGNATGSGNMTGGNESSGNQTGGGSGGSTEEVTVGPSGSLVFEPAELSISPGTAVKFVWDSGGHNVNPDDGDWGHQPIEDAGFSFTTPPFTETGSFGYVCDPHEPAGMVGTITVGESSGGGGEEEVDPEEMGVPFQAHFVGIATILMMVVSLIYTFFTVKYGESPNAKGGNN from the coding sequence ATGAACAGGCGGGATTTTCTGCTGGCAGCAAGTGCCGCGGCCGGCGGCACAGCCGCCAGCGGGGCGGCCGCCGCACAGGAGGGCAACGCCTCCGGCGGCAACCAGTCCGGGGGTGGAAACGCGACCGGCAGCGGAAACATGACCGGTGGCAACGAATCTAGTGGCAACCAGACGGGCGGCGGTAGCGGAGGGAGCACCGAGGAGGTAACGGTCGGACCGAGCGGGAGTTTGGTGTTCGAGCCGGCCGAACTCTCCATCTCGCCGGGGACGGCGGTGAAGTTCGTCTGGGATTCGGGCGGCCACAACGTCAACCCCGACGACGGCGACTGGGGCCACCAGCCGATCGAGGACGCGGGCTTCAGCTTCACGACGCCGCCGTTCACCGAGACCGGCTCGTTCGGCTACGTCTGTGATCCCCACGAGCCTGCCGGCATGGTCGGAACCATCACCGTCGGCGAGAGCAGCGGTGGGGGCGGCGAGGAGGAGGTCGACCCCGAGGAGATGGGCGTCCCCTTCCAGGCCCACTTCGTCGGGATCGCCACCATCCTGATGATGGTGGTCTCGCTGATCTACACGTTCTTCACCGTGAAGTACGGTGAATCGCCGAACGCGAAGGGAGGCAACAACTGA
- a CDS encoding DUF7319 domain-containing protein, translating to MADPRSSSPNDDGTADADDRPADRADATDDETADLRRQVEETYDFEAFGPQDMADMSPEEWDAAFDEEAWITGTELLDRVEADLLSRVANREVFARIERVDDGLLAYSDEGYAHVAPDGSVEGRGTVLRDVKPTVALCSMDDYDVPEPPDGEPLPDPAAVPEGGGELGNWMLQAVAAAQLLAGLGLIAAYVGLAGVTTIAVPVLGLLFVLFSLLLFLQVANARLSDTFRAAEYRDRLRAVGVGSDERPEILPEKYRDTGGEQPAGEIAGSDRETQESGRSERESETRETEDSRPSA from the coding sequence ATGGCCGATCCCCGATCCTCGTCGCCGAACGACGACGGGACCGCGGATGCGGACGACCGTCCGGCGGACCGAGCGGACGCTACCGACGACGAGACCGCCGACCTCCGCAGACAAGTCGAGGAGACCTACGACTTCGAGGCGTTCGGCCCGCAGGACATGGCCGACATGAGCCCCGAGGAGTGGGACGCCGCCTTCGACGAGGAGGCGTGGATCACGGGCACGGAACTCCTCGATCGCGTCGAGGCCGACCTCCTGAGTCGGGTTGCCAACCGAGAGGTGTTCGCGAGGATCGAACGCGTCGACGACGGCCTGCTCGCGTACTCCGACGAGGGGTACGCCCACGTCGCTCCTGATGGGAGCGTCGAGGGGCGAGGGACCGTGCTGCGCGACGTGAAACCCACGGTCGCGCTCTGCTCGATGGACGACTACGACGTGCCGGAACCACCGGACGGAGAGCCGCTCCCCGATCCCGCAGCGGTGCCCGAAGGTGGCGGCGAGCTCGGCAACTGGATGCTGCAGGCCGTCGCCGCCGCCCAGCTCCTCGCCGGTCTCGGGCTGATCGCGGCGTATGTCGGACTCGCGGGCGTGACCACGATCGCCGTTCCCGTGCTCGGACTGTTGTTCGTCCTGTTCTCGTTGCTGCTGTTCCTCCAGGTGGCGAACGCACGGCTCTCGGATACGTTCCGGGCAGCGGAGTACCGCGACCGGCTGCGTGCGGTCGGCGTCGGCTCGGACGAGCGCCCCGAAATCCTCCCCGAGAAGTACCGCGACACCGGGGGCGAACAGCCGGCCGGTGAGATCGCGGGTTCGGATCGGGAAACGCAGGAGTCGGGGCGATCCGAGCGGGAGTCCGAAACGCGCGAAACCGAGGACTCTCGGCCGTCGGCGTAG
- a CDS encoding DUF7321 family protein → MFGLDDATVATIVAALVTVSFPCFLYGAWIMIDTEAVTWSVLTYHLKFIVTGLALTTIPLLVWMLPRLFQQLGGASALHAFLGLQAYAMLAFAFTGIVRIFRAKRQHDLYHDYDEDVLLNEIGSDRMDHWRSRLRIGVFGYVIFWLLAYVVGIARYALRYLF, encoded by the coding sequence ATGTTCGGGCTGGACGACGCGACGGTGGCGACGATCGTCGCGGCGCTGGTCACGGTCAGTTTCCCCTGTTTTCTCTACGGTGCGTGGATCATGATCGACACCGAGGCCGTAACCTGGAGCGTCCTCACCTACCACCTCAAGTTCATCGTCACCGGGCTCGCGCTCACCACGATTCCTCTTCTCGTGTGGATGCTCCCCCGCCTGTTCCAGCAGCTCGGCGGTGCGTCGGCGCTCCACGCGTTCTTGGGGCTTCAGGCCTACGCGATGCTCGCCTTCGCCTTCACGGGGATCGTCAGGATCTTCCGCGCGAAGCGCCAGCACGACCTGTATCACGACTACGACGAGGACGTGCTCCTCAACGAGATCGGCTCCGATCGGATGGATCACTGGCGGAGCCGGCTCCGCATCGGCGTGTTCGGCTACGTGATCTTCTGGCTGCTGGCGTACGTCGTGGGGATCGCCCGGTACGCGCTCCGCTATCTGTTTTGA
- the nth gene encoding endonuclease III yields MGTSLDSRADQAAEVVDRLAVEYPDTTISLDFSTRFELLVAVILSAQCTDERVNETTAELFETYPSPEAFANAPQEELAEALNSITYYNNKASYIRESAQLVVDEHDGAVPDTMGDLTELPGVGRKTANVVLQHGHDVVEGIVVDTHVQRITRRVDLTDEERPAKIEEDLMELVPESEWQALTHLFISHGRATCTARNPDCADCVLEDVCPSSKLDSEVDRASGQAW; encoded by the coding sequence ATGGGAACGTCGCTCGATTCGCGCGCGGACCAGGCCGCGGAAGTCGTCGACCGCCTCGCGGTCGAGTACCCCGACACGACCATCTCGCTCGATTTCTCGACGCGGTTCGAACTCCTCGTCGCGGTGATCCTCTCGGCGCAGTGTACCGACGAGCGGGTGAACGAAACGACCGCTGAACTGTTCGAAACGTACCCATCGCCGGAAGCGTTCGCGAACGCACCCCAGGAGGAACTCGCCGAGGCGCTGAACTCGATCACCTACTACAACAACAAGGCGAGCTACATCCGCGAGTCGGCCCAGCTGGTGGTGGACGAACACGATGGCGCGGTGCCGGACACGATGGGCGACCTCACCGAGCTCCCAGGGGTTGGTCGCAAGACCGCGAACGTCGTCCTCCAGCACGGCCACGACGTCGTCGAAGGGATCGTCGTCGATACGCACGTCCAGCGGATCACGCGGCGAGTCGACCTCACCGACGAGGAACGTCCCGCGAAGATCGAGGAAGACCTGATGGAGCTCGTACCGGAGAGCGAGTGGCAGGCGCTCACTCATCTTTTCATCAGCCACGGCCGGGCGACCTGCACCGCGCGGAACCCCGACTGTGCCGACTGCGTGCTGGAGGACGTCTGTCCGTCCTCGAAACTCGACAGCGAGGTGGATCGCGCGAGCGGCCAGGCGTGGTGA
- a CDS encoding DJ-1/PfpI family protein, giving the protein MTETRPIESVAIALYEGFDELDAIGPYEVLENAAEAGADLDVALATLEPADRVTASHGLVVEPDGSLDDLAGDPDLVVVPGGGWTDGAEHGARAEVERGALPDAVAERYRDGTAVASVCTGGMILAAAGVLDGRPATTHHGAIDDLRETAANVVDARVVDDGDVLTAGGVTSGLDLALWLVERELGADVVETVAREMEYERRGEVYRSD; this is encoded by the coding sequence ATGACCGAAACACGCCCGATCGAATCCGTGGCGATCGCGCTCTACGAGGGGTTCGACGAACTCGACGCCATCGGTCCCTACGAGGTGCTCGAAAACGCCGCCGAAGCCGGGGCCGATCTCGATGTCGCGCTCGCCACGCTCGAACCCGCCGACCGGGTGACGGCGAGCCACGGGCTCGTCGTCGAACCCGATGGTTCGCTCGACGACCTCGCTGGCGACCCCGACCTCGTCGTGGTGCCTGGCGGCGGCTGGACGGATGGGGCCGAGCACGGCGCGCGGGCCGAGGTCGAGCGCGGCGCGCTCCCCGATGCGGTCGCGGAGCGATACCGCGACGGCACGGCCGTCGCGTCGGTCTGTACCGGCGGAATGATCCTCGCCGCGGCCGGCGTCCTCGACGGCCGCCCGGCGACCACCCACCACGGAGCGATCGACGACCTCCGCGAGACGGCAGCGAACGTGGTCGACGCCAGAGTAGTCGACGACGGCGACGTGCTCACCGCCGGCGGCGTCACCTCGGGGCTCGATCTCGCACTCTGGCTCGTCGAGCGGGAGCTGGGTGCCGATGTCGTCGAGACGGTCGCCCGCGAGATGGAGTACGAGCGGCGTGGTGAGGTGTACCGAAGCGACTGA
- the mvaD gene encoding phosphomevalonate decarboxylase MvaD, translating into MKATARAHPIQGLVKYHGMVDQELRLPYHDSISVCTAPSNTTTTVAFNDTLDEDRYVVDGERVEGRGRERIESVVSHVRSLSGVDSPVRFESANDFPTNVGFGSSSSGFAAAATALTAAADLDLSLPEISTVARRGSASAARAVTGGFSDLHAGRNDHDCRSERIESDLEDDLRIVAALVPAYKETEEAHREAEDSHMFEARLAHVHGQLAAMRDALREGDFDRTFELAEHDSLSLAATTMTGPAGWVYWRPETLEIFATVRDLRESGIPVYFSTDTGASVYVNTTAEYVERVEERVADCGVDTRVWEVGGPARVLDESEALF; encoded by the coding sequence ATGAAAGCCACCGCGCGCGCCCACCCGATCCAGGGGCTCGTCAAGTACCACGGCATGGTCGACCAGGAGCTCCGGCTGCCGTACCACGACTCGATCAGCGTCTGCACCGCGCCGAGCAACACCACCACCACCGTGGCGTTCAACGACACGCTCGACGAGGATCGGTACGTCGTCGATGGCGAGAGGGTGGAGGGACGGGGCCGCGAGCGCATCGAAAGCGTCGTCTCGCACGTCCGATCGCTTTCCGGCGTCGACAGTCCGGTTCGCTTCGAGAGTGCGAACGACTTCCCGACGAACGTGGGCTTCGGCTCGTCGTCGTCGGGGTTCGCGGCGGCGGCGACGGCCCTGACCGCGGCGGCAGATCTCGACCTCTCGCTGCCCGAGATCTCGACGGTCGCGCGGCGCGGGTCGGCGTCGGCGGCGCGAGCGGTCACGGGCGGGTTTTCGGACCTCCACGCGGGGCGCAACGACCACGACTGCCGCTCGGAGCGGATCGAGAGCGACCTCGAAGACGACCTCCGGATCGTGGCGGCGCTCGTGCCCGCGTACAAGGAAACCGAGGAAGCCCACCGCGAGGCCGAAGACAGCCACATGTTCGAGGCACGACTCGCGCACGTCCACGGCCAGCTCGCCGCAATGCGCGACGCACTCCGCGAGGGCGATTTCGACCGAACCTTCGAACTCGCCGAGCACGACTCGCTCTCGCTCGCCGCGACCACGATGACCGGGCCCGCGGGCTGGGTTTACTGGCGGCCCGAAACCCTCGAAATCTTCGCCACGGTCCGCGACCTCCGGGAATCGGGCATCCCAGTGTATTTCTCGACCGACACGGGCGCGAGCGTCTACGTCAACACCACGGCCGAGTACGTCGAGCGCGTCGAGGAGCGCGTCGCCGACTGCGGCGTCGATACCCGCGTCTGGGAGGTCGGCGGCCCCGCACGGGTGCTCGACGAGTCCGAAGCGCTGTTCTGA
- a CDS encoding NAD(P)/FAD-dependent oxidoreductase, whose translation MRIVVLGAGYAGLTLARQLEKRLPESVAIVVVNDRPDHLVQHELHRVVRRPSLADGITVDLADALDRASLRVARVTDVDHGANVATLDEEEELSYDVGAVCLGAETAFYDLPGVEEHATPLKRLPDAARTREEYLGLDAGERSVVGGAGLSGVQIAGELAALALEEALDREIVLLEQRDDVAPNFPANFQEAVREELEARDVAVRTGTAVERATDDTVELDGEDLPYGQFVWTGGIRGPDALAGERPTVPDTLRLGGDTFVVGDAARVTDADGEAVPASAAAAVREARSVADSIAGIVSHRQDGGGGNEALFEPRPERFRFDAPGWLVSVGDGAVAQVGPTVFRGTAAKALKTSVGAGYLSSVGAIENAAGLVREELAGD comes from the coding sequence ATGCGAATCGTCGTCCTCGGAGCCGGTTACGCCGGTCTCACGCTCGCCAGGCAGCTCGAAAAGCGCCTCCCCGAGTCGGTCGCAATCGTCGTCGTCAACGACCGCCCGGACCACCTCGTCCAGCACGAACTCCACCGCGTCGTCCGCCGGCCGTCGCTCGCCGACGGGATCACGGTCGATCTCGCGGACGCGCTCGACCGGGCGAGCCTCCGCGTCGCGCGGGTCACGGACGTCGATCACGGGGCGAACGTCGCCACGCTCGACGAGGAGGAGGAACTGTCCTACGACGTCGGCGCGGTGTGTCTCGGGGCCGAAACCGCGTTTTACGACCTGCCGGGCGTCGAGGAGCACGCCACGCCGCTGAAGCGCCTGCCCGACGCCGCCCGGACCCGCGAGGAGTACCTCGGACTCGACGCGGGCGAGCGAAGCGTGGTCGGCGGGGCGGGGCTCTCGGGCGTCCAGATCGCGGGCGAACTGGCCGCGCTCGCGCTCGAAGAGGCGCTCGACCGCGAGATCGTGCTGCTCGAACAGCGTGACGACGTCGCGCCGAACTTCCCCGCGAACTTCCAGGAAGCGGTGCGCGAGGAGCTCGAAGCCCGCGACGTCGCCGTCAGAACGGGCACAGCGGTCGAGCGAGCGACCGACGACACCGTGGAACTCGACGGCGAGGACCTCCCGTATGGGCAGTTCGTCTGGACCGGCGGCATCCGGGGACCGGACGCGCTCGCCGGCGAGCGCCCGACCGTGCCCGACACCCTCCGGCTCGGCGGGGACACGTTCGTCGTCGGGGACGCCGCGCGGGTGACCGACGCCGACGGCGAAGCGGTGCCGGCGAGCGCCGCGGCCGCCGTCCGCGAGGCACGCAGCGTCGCCGACTCCATCGCCGGGATCGTCTCTCACCGACAGGACGGCGGCGGCGGAAACGAGGCGCTGTTCGAGCCACGGCCAGAGCGATTCAGATTCGACGCTCCGGGATGGTTGGTCAGCGTCGGCGACGGTGCGGTGGCCCAGGTCGGCCCCACCGTGTTCCGGGGGACGGCGGCGAAGGCGCTCAAGACGAGCGTCGGCGCGGGCTACCTCTCCTCGGTCGGCGCGATCGAGAACGCGGCGGGTCTCGTTCGCGAAGAGCTCGCCGGCGACTGA
- a CDS encoding SDR family oxidoreductase, producing the protein MDLGLGDRTVLITGGAGRIGSEDCRVFAAEGAEVVVLDVDREAAGTVATETDTESGSARAVGCDLTDREAVASTVETLREETGGIDVLVNNAAMVDARSRVGEYDDEIWDRDVAINLTGTYNITREVFPAMCERGWGRVVSMSSMAGWQGGFGQLSYAATKAAIIGFGKTLALEGAQQGVTSNVVAPSIVVEALADMPLEELEDVDSYFARIAKATPMRRLGREADVANTVAFLASEQASYITGQVVGVTGGIDLFSF; encoded by the coding sequence ATGGATCTCGGACTGGGGGATCGGACAGTACTGATCACCGGCGGTGCCGGACGGATCGGGAGCGAGGACTGTCGGGTGTTCGCGGCGGAGGGCGCGGAGGTCGTGGTGCTCGACGTCGATAGGGAGGCTGCCGGGACCGTCGCCACGGAGACCGACACCGAGAGCGGGTCGGCGCGGGCGGTCGGCTGTGATCTCACCGACCGCGAGGCGGTCGCCTCGACGGTCGAGACGCTGCGCGAGGAGACCGGCGGGATCGACGTGCTGGTGAACAACGCCGCGATGGTGGACGCCCGGTCGCGGGTCGGAGAGTACGACGACGAGATCTGGGATCGCGACGTCGCCATCAACCTCACCGGGACGTACAACATCACCCGCGAGGTGTTCCCCGCGATGTGCGAACGGGGCTGGGGACGGGTCGTCAGCATGTCGTCGATGGCGGGCTGGCAGGGCGGGTTCGGCCAGCTTTCCTACGCCGCGACGAAGGCGGCCATCATCGGCTTCGGCAAGACGCTCGCGCTCGAAGGCGCACAGCAGGGCGTCACGAGCAACGTCGTCGCCCCGAGCATCGTCGTCGAGGCGCTCGCCGACATGCCGCTCGAAGAGCTCGAAGACGTCGACTCGTACTTCGCGCGGATCGCGAAGGCGACGCCGATGCGTCGGCTGGGTCGCGAGGCCGACGTGGCGAACACGGTCGCGTTCCTCGCCAGCGAGCAAGCGAGCTACATCACCGGCCAGGTGGTCGGCGTCACCGGCGGCATCGACCTGTTCTCGTTTTGA
- a CDS encoding acyl-CoA dehydrogenase family protein yields MAQSGKGSGVSFDTTEETRLVLRNLDTFVEREVAPIAEELGETLTNPRLGHEPNGRLTDEVLDAIGRVRRKSAEAGYYAMNMPTDVGGEDVSAVTWYRANRHLANSDVPLSNEVLAGPAGPKPLLTGAEGEQIERYLEPAMRAEKTTAFAQTEPGAGSDSPNMSTRAEKDGDEWVLDGTKQWITNAPYADFVQVFARTTSQEEAGRHGGITCFIVEDDEFEIGSLDNAVGAVGRQAEIHLDDVRIPDDRVLGDVDTAFYDAMGFLALGRLEIGAQAVGSAEWLLDRATEFANGREAFGRSIGDFQSISHKIARGRATVHAADAAGLRCAWTLDQGDAAIADSSILKWVATTAFWDVADDVVQVHGSGGLAEDNPFMDRLHQARIFRIVEGTDEIQLNTIASQYGL; encoded by the coding sequence ATGGCGCAATCAGGGAAGGGTTCTGGAGTCTCGTTCGACACCACCGAGGAGACCCGTCTCGTCCTCCGGAACCTCGATACGTTCGTGGAGCGAGAGGTCGCGCCGATCGCCGAAGAACTGGGTGAGACGCTCACGAACCCGCGGCTCGGCCACGAGCCGAACGGCCGCCTGACCGACGAGGTGCTCGACGCGATCGGTCGCGTTCGTCGGAAGAGCGCCGAGGCGGGCTACTACGCGATGAACATGCCGACCGACGTCGGCGGCGAGGACGTCTCGGCGGTGACGTGGTATCGCGCGAACAGACACCTCGCGAACTCCGACGTCCCGCTCTCGAACGAGGTGCTCGCCGGGCCGGCGGGGCCGAAACCGTTGCTCACGGGGGCCGAGGGCGAACAGATCGAGCGGTATCTCGAACCGGCGATGCGCGCCGAGAAGACCACCGCGTTCGCCCAGACCGAACCGGGCGCGGGCTCCGATTCGCCGAACATGAGTACGCGCGCCGAGAAGGACGGCGACGAGTGGGTGCTCGACGGCACGAAACAGTGGATCACGAACGCGCCCTACGCCGACTTCGTCCAGGTGTTCGCGCGGACGACCTCCCAGGAGGAGGCCGGACGCCACGGCGGGATCACCTGCTTCATCGTCGAGGACGACGAGTTCGAGATCGGGTCGCTCGACAACGCCGTCGGTGCTGTGGGCCGCCAGGCCGAGATTCACCTCGACGACGTGCGGATTCCCGACGACCGAGTTCTCGGCGACGTCGATACGGCGTTTTACGACGCGATGGGTTTCCTCGCGCTCGGCCGGCTCGAAATCGGGGCCCAGGCGGTCGGCAGCGCCGAGTGGCTGCTCGATCGGGCCACCGAGTTCGCGAACGGGCGCGAGGCGTTCGGCCGATCGATCGGTGACTTCCAGTCGATCTCGCACAAGATCGCCCGCGGACGGGCAACCGTCCACGCCGCCGACGCCGCGGGCCTGCGGTGTGCGTGGACGCTCGACCAGGGTGACGCCGCGATCGCCGACTCGTCGATCCTGAAGTGGGTCGCGACGACGGCGTTCTGGGATGTCGCCGACGACGTGGTACAGGTCCACGGCAGCGGCGGGCTCGCGGAGGACAACCCGTTCATGGACCGGCTGCACCAGGCGCGCATCTTCCGGATCGTCGAGGGAACCGACGAAATCCAGCTCAACACCATCGCGAGCCAGTACGGGCTCTGA
- a CDS encoding CaiB/BaiF CoA transferase family protein — MQLDGIRVLDFTRLLPGPYATQLLADNGADVVKIEDTDVGDYGRALPPHTERGVSALFDTVNRGKRSVALDLKTSAGRDVIHELVREADVLVEGFRPGVTERLGIDDDTVREHNDDIVYCSLTGYGQTGPDADRAGHDLNYVGAAGLLDMTRRSRDEAPRIPGYPIGDMAGGTFAALGILGALCSRELGNTAGEHLDVSMTDAVLSFSQSIAHGALTGESPRPGETPLTGGLPWYDVYETADGRYVTLAALEPKFWAAFCTAVDRDELIDEHGTDDPATREALRETLEEVFAARTQAEWEAELGAIDATVGPVNTPAEAVDSPQIDARGLIETPADAAPRIGFPVRSSAPNDDVPASVPAHGEHTEAVLREHGFGAAIERLRDDGVIV, encoded by the coding sequence ATGCAACTCGACGGAATCCGCGTCCTCGACTTCACGCGACTGCTCCCCGGCCCGTACGCGACACAGCTGCTCGCCGACAACGGTGCCGACGTCGTCAAGATCGAGGACACGGACGTCGGCGATTACGGTCGGGCGTTGCCACCACACACCGAACGTGGCGTCAGCGCGCTGTTCGACACGGTCAACCGGGGCAAGCGAAGCGTCGCGCTCGACCTCAAGACCTCGGCGGGTCGGGACGTGATCCACGAACTCGTCCGTGAGGCCGACGTTCTCGTCGAGGGGTTCCGGCCCGGCGTCACGGAACGCCTCGGGATCGACGACGACACAGTACGAGAGCACAACGACGACATCGTGTACTGTTCGCTCACCGGGTACGGTCAGACCGGCCCGGACGCCGACCGCGCCGGTCACGACCTGAACTACGTCGGGGCCGCGGGGCTGCTCGACATGACCCGACGGAGTCGGGACGAAGCACCGCGGATCCCCGGCTATCCGATCGGCGACATGGCCGGCGGGACGTTCGCCGCGCTCGGAATTCTAGGAGCGCTCTGCTCGCGCGAACTCGGCAACACCGCGGGCGAGCACCTCGACGTCTCCATGACGGACGCCGTGCTCTCGTTCTCACAGTCGATCGCCCACGGCGCGCTGACCGGCGAATCGCCACGACCGGGCGAGACCCCGCTCACCGGTGGGCTGCCGTGGTACGACGTGTACGAGACCGCCGACGGCCGGTACGTCACGCTCGCGGCGCTGGAGCCGAAGTTCTGGGCCGCCTTCTGCACGGCCGTGGATCGCGACGAACTGATCGACGAGCACGGCACCGACGACCCCGCCACGCGCGAGGCGCTCCGCGAGACTCTCGAAGAGGTCTTTGCGGCCAGAACGCAGGCGGAGTGGGAGGCCGAGCTCGGAGCCATTGACGCGACGGTCGGCCCGGTGAACACGCCCGCCGAAGCGGTCGATTCGCCACAGATCGACGCACGTGGCCTGATCGAAACCCCCGCGGATGCGGCCCCGCGAATCGGGTTTCCCGTCCGGAGCTCCGCACCGAACGACGACGTTCCCGCATCGGTTCCCGCACACGGCGAGCACACGGAAGCGGTGCTCCGCGAACACGGGTTCGGGGCCGCCATCGAGCGACTCCGGGACGACGGCGTGATCGTCTGA
- a CDS encoding thiolase family protein, with protein sequence MQDAYIVDAVRTPFGKQGGSFRDTHPQDLAAMPLTALEERNGFSGADDIEDVIYGCVDPVDEQANNIARLAPMIAGWGESVPGVQLDRMCGSGQQAIDFAAGQIRAGFHDVLVAGGTEHMTRVPMGSAGSSITDSYFEEFDELTTQGEGAERIAEEWRFSRRELDEIAVDSQQRWADAAAAGRHDDQVIPVEVELDGETTRVEEDEHPRPETDAETLGGLPLAFREAGEGVIHAGNSSGIVDGAAATLIASGEACAAHGWEPMARIVDTHVVGVDPVTMLTGPIPATNELLADNDVTIGDIDRFEVNEAFASVVAAWLDETDAAWERTNVWGGAIAHGHPLGATGAALLGKLPYQLDACGGRYGLCAMCIGFGQGIATLVERV encoded by the coding sequence ATGCAGGACGCGTACATCGTCGACGCCGTTCGGACGCCGTTCGGGAAGCAGGGAGGGTCGTTCCGGGACACCCATCCACAGGACCTCGCGGCGATGCCGCTGACGGCCCTCGAAGAGCGCAACGGCTTTTCCGGGGCCGACGACATCGAGGACGTGATCTACGGCTGTGTGGACCCGGTGGACGAGCAGGCGAACAACATCGCGCGGCTCGCGCCGATGATCGCCGGGTGGGGCGAGAGCGTGCCAGGCGTCCAGCTCGACCGGATGTGCGGGTCGGGTCAGCAGGCGATCGACTTCGCGGCGGGCCAGATCCGCGCGGGGTTTCACGACGTCCTCGTCGCGGGCGGCACCGAGCATATGACGCGAGTGCCGATGGGCTCCGCCGGCAGCAGCATCACCGACAGCTACTTCGAGGAGTTCGACGAGCTCACGACCCAGGGCGAAGGGGCCGAGCGGATCGCCGAGGAGTGGAGGTTCTCCCGGCGCGAGCTCGACGAGATCGCCGTCGATTCTCAACAGCGATGGGCCGACGCCGCGGCGGCCGGTCGCCACGACGACCAGGTGATCCCCGTCGAGGTGGAGCTGGACGGCGAGACGACGCGGGTCGAAGAGGACGAACACCCCCGCCCGGAGACGGACGCGGAGACGCTCGGGGGGCTTCCGTTGGCGTTCCGCGAGGCAGGAGAGGGCGTGATCCACGCCGGCAACTCCTCGGGGATCGTGGACGGGGCGGCCGCGACGCTGATCGCCAGCGGCGAGGCGTGTGCGGCACACGGCTGGGAGCCGATGGCCCGGATCGTGGACACGCACGTCGTCGGCGTCGATCCGGTGACGATGCTCACGGGGCCGATCCCGGCCACGAACGAGCTCCTCGCGGACAACGACGTGACGATCGGCGACATCGACCGGTTTGAGGTCAACGAGGCGTTCGCGTCGGTCGTCGCGGCGTGGCTCGACGAGACCGACGCCGCGTGGGAGCGGACGAACGTGTGGGGCGGCGCGATCGCCCACGGCCATCCGCTCGGCGCGACCGGGGCGGCGCTGCTTGGCAAACTCCCGTATCAGCTCGACGCGTGCGGTGGGAGATACGGACTCTGTGCGATGTGTATCGGCTTCGGACAGGGGATCGCCACGCTCGTCGAGCGCGTGTGA